In Procambarus clarkii isolate CNS0578487 chromosome 58, FALCON_Pclarkii_2.0, whole genome shotgun sequence, one genomic interval encodes:
- the LOC138353611 gene encoding spore coat protein SP65-like, with amino-acid sequence MIVNGTTPSITTTLTSTTPTITTRATTVNDTIPTITTTFNVTTPTITTTVTDNSPTITFRGTTGIDIIHSINNRASTVTGTTNTITNKATTGIDTSRSLTTRATTITGTTSTLITRTTIVTGTSTAIGEPVGRADSTLDL; translated from the coding sequence ATGATTGTTAATGGTACTACCccatccatcactaccactctcaCTAGTACTacccccaccatcactaccagagCTACCACTGTCAATGATACTATCCCTACAATCACAACCACTTTCAATGTTACTACACCTACCATTACTACCACTGTCACTGATAATAGCCCAACCATTACTTTCAGAGGTACCACTGGCATTGATATTATCCATTCCATCAATAACAGAGCATCCACAGTCACTGGTACTACAAATACCATCACAAACAAAGCTACCACGGGCATTGATACTTCCCGTAGCCTTACTACCAGAGCTACCACTATCACTGGTACTACTTCTACCCTCATTACCAGAACTACCATTGTCACTGGTACTAGCACTGccattggggagccggtcggccgagcagacagcacactggacttgtga